A DNA window from Phoenix dactylifera cultivar Barhee BC4 chromosome 13, palm_55x_up_171113_PBpolish2nd_filt_p, whole genome shotgun sequence contains the following coding sequences:
- the LOC103721508 gene encoding uncharacterized protein LOC103721508 isoform X1, with protein MGKRLPLATSLVEFARIATERIRRAKHSKPGLRSLASKEEASAAAAAAAAAAARASAEDRRPVGRVMEDGERQERRVPLSEVVSDCVRRWFQDALNEARTGDPGMQVLVGQMYHSGYGCPRNEQKGKAWIAKASRYRSAAWKVSYKHPVPAYCQQQMHACSVATQFQILIHCVSVSMLPLSNQDFFFLQSLINVCLFRSP; from the exons ATGGGCAAACGGCTCCCCTTGGCGACGAGCCTCGTGGAGTTTGCCCGCATCGCCACCGAGAGAATAAGGAGGGCGAAGCACTCGAAGCCTGGCCTCAGATCGCTGGCTTCGAAGGAGGAGGCCTCAGCAGCagcagccgccgccgccgccgccgccgcccgggCGAGCGCCGAAGATCGGCGCCCGGTGGGCCGGGTCATGGAGGATGGGGAGCGGCAGGAGCGCCGCGTGCCCCTATCGGAGGTGGTGTCGGACTGCGTGAGGCGGTGGTTCCAGGACGCGCTCAATGAGGCGAGGACCGGGGACCCGGGGATGCAGGTGCTGGTGGGCCAGATGTACCACAGCGGCTACGGCTGCCCGCGGAATGAGCAAAAG GGAAAGGCTTGGATTGCAAAAGCTTCAAGGTATCGTTCAGCAGCTTGGAAGGTTAGCTACAAGCATCCAG TGCCTGCTTATTGCCAGCAGCAAATGCACGCCTGTTCTGTGGCCACACAATTCCAGATCTTAATCCACTGTGTATCAGTCAGCATGCTCCCATTAAGtaatcaagattttttttttctgcagtCCTTAATCAACGTGTGCCTTTTTCGCAGTCCTTAA
- the LOC103721508 gene encoding uncharacterized protein LOC103721508 isoform X2: MGKRLPLATSLVEFARIATERIRRAKHSKPGLRSLASKEEASAAAAAAAAAAARASAEDRRPVGRVMEDGERQERRVPLSEVVSDCVRRWFQDALNEARTGDPGMQVLVGQMYHSGYGCPRNEQKGKAWIAKASRYRSAAWKVSYKHPGYNASDSDSDEAKDDVK; encoded by the exons ATGGGCAAACGGCTCCCCTTGGCGACGAGCCTCGTGGAGTTTGCCCGCATCGCCACCGAGAGAATAAGGAGGGCGAAGCACTCGAAGCCTGGCCTCAGATCGCTGGCTTCGAAGGAGGAGGCCTCAGCAGCagcagccgccgccgccgccgccgccgcccgggCGAGCGCCGAAGATCGGCGCCCGGTGGGCCGGGTCATGGAGGATGGGGAGCGGCAGGAGCGCCGCGTGCCCCTATCGGAGGTGGTGTCGGACTGCGTGAGGCGGTGGTTCCAGGACGCGCTCAATGAGGCGAGGACCGGGGACCCGGGGATGCAGGTGCTGGTGGGCCAGATGTACCACAGCGGCTACGGCTGCCCGCGGAATGAGCAAAAG GGAAAGGCTTGGATTGCAAAAGCTTCAAGGTATCGTTCAGCAGCTTGGAAGGTTAGCTACAAGCATCCAG GCTATAATGCTAGTGACTCGGATTCTGATGAGGCGAAGGATGATGTGAAGTGA